One Glycine max cultivar Williams 82 chromosome 4, Glycine_max_v4.0, whole genome shotgun sequence DNA segment encodes these proteins:
- the LOC100812173 gene encoding histone-lysine N-methyltransferase, H3 lysine-9 specific SUVH1 — protein sequence MEEGLGQNSVPPHGPIDKSKILDIKPLRSLIPIYSMSSQAPPAGQYPSGFSPFFPFGAPQQTPTGVTTRGAATPAPLRAYKNPLGAGDSSSTMNGFNGQDTSGKKKRGSPSRHTKSSVNKPKKSQEPPADLSGLVGISPAQREDGSREVVNIVLMAYDALRRRLCQLEEAKELSSGSIKRADLKACNTLMTRGIRTNMRKRIGAVPGIEIGDIFYFRMELCIVGLHAPSMGGIDALHIRGEFEEETLAVCIVSSGEYDDDAEDSDVIIYTGQGGNFFMNKDKHTTDQKLQRGNLALDRSSRQHNEVRVIRGMRDGVNPNNKIYVYDGLYKIQDSWIEKAKGGGGVFKYKLVRIPGQSSAFAVWKSIQKWKSGSPSRTGLILADLSNGAEGIPVSLVNEVNNVKAPTFFNYFHSLRHPKSFSLMQPSHGCTCIKACVPGDLNCSCIRRNEGDFPYTGNGILVSRKPLVHECGPTCQCFPNCKNRVSQTGLKHPMEVFRTKDRGWGLRSLDPIRAGTFICEYAGEVVGRGKVSQLVKEGDEYVFDTTRIYDQFKWNYEPRLLEEIGSNDSTEDYAMPYPLIITAKNIGNVARFMNHSCSPNVFWQPVVYEENNQSYLHVAFFALRHIPPMTELTYDYGLAQSDHAEGSSAAKGRKKCLCGSSKCRGSFG from the coding sequence ATGGAAGAAGGGTTAGGGCAAAACTCAGTTCCTCCTCATGGTCCCATTGATAAGTCCAAGATTCTGGATATTAAACCTCTGAGGAGTTTGATTCCTATTTACTCAATGTCTTCTCAAGCTCCACCTGCTGGCCAGTATCCTTCTGGGTTTTCTCCGTTTTTCCCATTTGGTGCACCTCAGCAAACTCCAACTGGGGTGACGACAAGGGGTGCTGCCACACCTGCTCCATTAAGGGCATATAAGAACCCACTAGGGGCAGGAGACTCTAGTTCAACAATGAACGGGTTCAATGGTCAAGATACTTCTGGGAAGAAAAAACGTGGATCACCGTCGCGCCACACCAAATCATCTGTAAATAAGCCTAAGAAAAGTCAAGAGCCACCTGCTGATTTAAGTGGCTTAGTTGGTATTAGCCCTGCCCAAAGAGAAGATGGTAGCCGTGAAGTGGTTAATATTGTGCTCATGGCGTATGATGCACTTCGGAGAAGGCTCTGCCAACTTGAAGAGGCAAAGGAATTGAGCTCAGGTTCGATCAAGCGTGCAGATTTGAAAGCTTGCAATACTTTGATGACCAGAGGAATTCGGACAAACATGAGGAAGAGAATAGGAGCAGTTCCTGGGATTGAGATTGgtgacattttttatttccgAATGGAATTGTGTATTGTGGGCTTGCATGCTCCCTCCATGGGTGGAATTGATGCCTTGCATATCAGGGGTGAGTTTGAGGAGGAAACTCTGGCTGTGTGCATTGTTTCGTCAGGAGAATATGACGATGATGCTGAGGATAGTGATGTTATAATTTATACTGGTCAGGGTGGGAACTTCTTCATGAATAAAGATAAGCACACAACTGACCAGAAGCTTCAAAGGGGTAATCTTGCTTTGGATAGGAGTTCGCGACAACACAATGAAGTAAGAGTCATCCGGGGCATGAGAGATGGTGTGaatccaaataataaaatctatGTCTATGATGGTCTTTATAAAATCCAAGATTCATGGatagaaaaagcaaaaggtggCGGTGGTGTATTTAAGTATAAGTTGGTGAGAATACCTGGTCAATCTAGTGCCTTTGCTGTTTGGAAATCAATTCAGAAGTGGAAATctggctccccttcaaggactGGACTTATTCTTGCAGACCTTTCCAATGGAGCTGAGGGTATTCCTGTCTCACTTGTCAATGAGGTCAATAATGTGAAGGCACCtacttttttcaattatttccaTTCTCTTAGACATCCAAAATCATTCAGTTTAATGCAGCCTTCACATGGGTGCACCTGCATTAAAGCATGTGTCCCAGGTGATTTGAACTGCTCTTGCATTAGGAGAAATGAAGGTGATTTCCCATACACTGGCAATGGCATTCTCGTGAGCCGGAAGCCATTGGTTCATGAATGTGGCCCCACATGTCAGTGTTTTCCTAACTGCAAAAATCGAGTGTCGCAAACTGGTTTAAAGCACCCCATGGAAGTGTTCAGAACGAAGGATAGAGGGTGGGGTCTTCGATCGCTGGATCCTATTCGTGCTGGTACTTTTATTTGTGAATATGCAGGAGAAGTTGTTGGCAGAGGCAAGGTAAGTCAGCTTGTGAAGGAAGGAGATGAGTATGTTTTTGATACAACCCGTATTTATGATCAATTCAAGTGGAATTATGAGCCTAGGCTTTTGGAAGAAATCGGTTCCAATGACTCTACTGAGGATTATGCCATGCCGTATCCTTTAATTATAACTGCCAAGAATATTGGGAATGTAGCTAGATTCATGAACCATAGTTGCTCCCCAAATGTTTTCTGGCAGCCTGTCGTGTATGAAGAGAACAACCAATCATACCTCCATGTTGCATTTTTTGCACTCAGACACATTCCGCCAATGACTGAGTTAACATATGATTATGGACTTGCCCAATCTGATCATGCCGAAGGTAGCAGTGCAGCCAAAGGGAGAAAGAAATGCTTATGCGGATCATCAAAATGCCGTGGTTCTTTTGGTTAG